From the genome of Duffyella gerundensis, one region includes:
- a CDS encoding NAD(P)-dependent alcohol dehydrogenase: MNITHAYAAQDAKSKLAPFEYKPRELRPHDVQIEVLFCGVCHSDLHQARNEWKNTIFPVVPGHEIVGRVTAVGNQTHKYQVGDLVGVGCLVDSCRSCPSCQEGLEQYCENGFVGTYNGQDRETGDITYGGYSTSITVTEDFVLKVPENLDLAGVAPLLCAGITTYSPLRHWNVGPGQKVGIVGLGGLGHMGVKIAHAMGAKVVLFTTSPSKVEDGKRLGADEVVISKDADQMAQHTNSFDFILNTVAAQHDLNPFINLLKRDGTMTLVGVPEHDHPAPQVVNMIFKRRSIAGSLIGGIAETQEMLDFCGKHNIISDIEMINMNQINEAYERMLKSDVKYRFVIDIDSLRKEANA, from the coding sequence ATGAATATTACGCATGCGTATGCCGCACAGGATGCCAAATCCAAACTAGCGCCTTTTGAATATAAGCCGCGTGAACTGCGCCCTCATGATGTACAGATTGAAGTGTTGTTCTGTGGCGTCTGTCACTCCGATTTACACCAGGCGCGCAACGAGTGGAAAAACACCATTTTCCCTGTGGTGCCAGGTCATGAAATTGTTGGCCGCGTCACGGCGGTGGGTAATCAAACCCATAAATATCAGGTCGGCGATCTGGTCGGCGTTGGCTGTCTGGTCGATTCCTGCCGTAGCTGTCCGAGCTGTCAGGAAGGCCTGGAGCAGTACTGCGAAAACGGCTTTGTTGGCACCTATAACGGCCAGGATCGCGAAACCGGCGATATCACCTACGGCGGTTACTCCACCAGCATCACCGTGACCGAAGACTTTGTGCTGAAAGTGCCGGAGAACCTGGATCTGGCTGGCGTGGCACCGCTGCTGTGCGCGGGCATCACCACCTATTCACCGCTGCGCCACTGGAACGTGGGCCCTGGCCAGAAAGTCGGCATCGTGGGTCTCGGCGGCCTCGGCCACATGGGCGTGAAAATCGCACACGCGATGGGCGCGAAAGTGGTGCTGTTCACCACCTCGCCGTCAAAAGTAGAAGACGGCAAACGCCTGGGCGCGGATGAAGTGGTTATCTCTAAAGATGCCGATCAGATGGCGCAGCACACCAACAGCTTCGATTTCATTCTGAATACCGTGGCAGCGCAGCACGATCTGAACCCGTTCATTAACCTGCTCAAGCGCGACGGCACCATGACGCTGGTCGGCGTACCAGAGCATGACCATCCGGCTCCGCAGGTGGTTAACATGATCTTTAAACGCCGCAGCATCGCCGGTTCTCTGATCGGTGGCATCGCTGAAACGCAGGAGATGCTCGACTTCTGTGGCAAGCACAACATCATTTCTGACATCGAAATGATCAACATGAATCAGATCAATGAAGCCTATGAACGCATGCTGAAAAGCGACGTGAAATACCGCTTCGTGATCGATATCGATTCACTGCGTAAAGAAGCTAACGCGTAA
- a CDS encoding Lrp/AsnC family transcriptional regulator, with translation MTHIDDFDLKILTLLEANGRLTNQELSDLVGLSASQCSRRRINLEQANLILGYHARLAPDAVGLSMIGLIEVRLINHTTEYVTSFHRMVEEESAIVDAWKTTGDADYLLKVAVADLASLSALISQLVAGHRSVAHIKTAVVLDRLKENGVMMSPPVNTRQ, from the coding sequence ATGACGCACATCGACGATTTCGACCTGAAAATATTGACCTTGCTGGAGGCCAATGGCCGCCTGACCAACCAGGAACTGAGCGATCTGGTTGGCCTTTCCGCGTCGCAGTGCTCGCGCCGCCGTATCAACCTCGAACAGGCCAATCTGATTCTGGGTTATCACGCGCGCCTTGCGCCCGATGCGGTTGGGCTGAGCATGATTGGCCTGATTGAAGTCCGCCTGATTAACCACACCACCGAATATGTCACCAGCTTTCACCGTATGGTGGAGGAGGAGTCGGCCATCGTCGATGCCTGGAAAACCACCGGCGATGCCGATTATCTGCTGAAGGTCGCGGTTGCCGATCTCGCCTCACTGAGCGCGCTGATAAGCCAGCTGGTCGCGGGGCATCGCAGCGTGGCGCACATTAAAACCGCCGTGGTGCTGGATCGCCTGAAAGAGAACGGCGTAATGATGAGCCCACCGGTTAACACGCGCCAATAA
- the dusA gene encoding tRNA dihydrouridine(20/20a) synthase DusA — translation MTEKFPSQRFSIAPMLDWTDRHCRYFHRQLTRNTLLYTEMVTTGAIIHGKGDYLAFGEQEHPVALQLGGSDPAALAQCAALAEARGYDEINLNVGCPSDRVQNGRFGACLMADAQLVADCIKAMRDVVSIPVTVKTRIGIDELDSYAFLCEFIERVADKGGCDTFIIHARKAWLSGLSPKENREIPPLDYPRVYQLKRDFPQLTLAINGGVKTLDEAKQHLQHLDGVMMGREAYQNPGILAQVDSELFGEAQAAVDLIAVVRSMYPYIEKELSQGTYLGHITRHMLGLFQGIPGARQWRRHLSENAHKPGADVQVVEAALTLVADKIPAAV, via the coding sequence ATGACCGAAAAATTCCCCAGCCAACGTTTTTCTATCGCGCCCATGCTCGACTGGACCGATCGCCACTGCCGTTATTTCCATCGCCAGTTAACGCGCAATACGCTGCTCTATACCGAAATGGTCACCACCGGCGCCATTATTCATGGCAAAGGCGATTACCTGGCTTTCGGCGAGCAGGAACATCCGGTTGCCTTGCAGCTGGGCGGCAGCGATCCGGCTGCGCTGGCGCAGTGTGCGGCGCTGGCGGAAGCACGCGGTTACGATGAAATTAACCTCAACGTCGGCTGTCCTTCCGATCGCGTGCAGAATGGTCGCTTCGGTGCCTGCCTGATGGCCGATGCCCAGCTGGTTGCTGACTGCATCAAGGCGATGCGCGATGTGGTGTCGATTCCGGTCACGGTGAAAACCCGCATCGGTATTGATGAACTCGATAGCTACGCCTTCCTGTGCGAATTTATCGAGCGCGTGGCGGATAAAGGTGGTTGCGATACCTTTATTATTCATGCGCGCAAGGCGTGGCTTTCCGGTCTGAGCCCCAAAGAGAACCGCGAAATCCCTCCGCTGGATTACCCGCGTGTTTATCAGCTAAAGCGCGATTTCCCGCAGCTGACCCTCGCCATTAATGGCGGAGTGAAAACGCTGGATGAGGCAAAGCAGCATTTGCAACATTTGGATGGTGTGATGATGGGCCGCGAAGCCTATCAAAACCCAGGCATTCTGGCGCAGGTCGACAGCGAGCTGTTCGGCGAGGCACAGGCAGCGGTCGATTTGATTGCCGTGGTGCGCAGCATGTATCCCTACATTGAGAAAGAGCTGTCGCAGGGCACTTATCTCGGCCATATTACGCGTCATATGCTTGGCCTGTTTCAGGGCATTCCCGGTGCGCGTCAGTGGCGCCGTCATCTCAGTGAAAACGCGCACAAACCCGGCGCGGATGTGCAGGTGGTGGAAGCCGCGCTGACATTGGTGGCGGATAAAATTCCTGCTGCGGTTTAA
- a CDS encoding amino acid aminotransferase, which produces MFQNVDAYAGDPILSLMETFKQDPRADKVNLSIGLYYDEQGIIPQLQAVAAAEARLNAQPAVASLYLPMEGLPAYRNAVAPLLFGADHAAITEGRVATIQTLGGSGALKVGADFLKRYFPASNVWVSDPTWENHVAIFSGAGFEVNTYPWYDSSTQGVKFEAFLAALKTLPPQSIVLLHPCCHNPTGADLTNAQWDETIEVLKAQSLVPFLDIAYQGYGAGMEEDAYAMRAIAASGLPALVSNSFSKIFSLYGERVGGLSVVCESAEEAGRVLGQLKATVRRNYSSPPNFGAQVVSCVLNDPALKASWLAEVEAMRLRILEMRQTLVSVLNTALPGKDFGYLLRQRGMFSYTGLSAQQVDRLREEFGVYLIASGRMCVAGLNSKNVHQVAKAFAAVM; this is translated from the coding sequence GTGTTTCAAAACGTCGATGCCTACGCTGGCGACCCGATTCTTTCGCTGATGGAAACCTTCAAACAGGATCCCCGCGCCGATAAAGTAAACCTGAGCATCGGTCTCTATTATGACGAGCAGGGCATTATTCCTCAGCTGCAGGCGGTTGCCGCGGCTGAAGCACGCCTGAACGCGCAGCCAGCGGTGGCGTCACTTTATCTGCCAATGGAAGGCCTGCCGGCTTACCGCAACGCCGTCGCGCCGCTGCTGTTCGGTGCCGATCATGCAGCCATTACCGAAGGCCGCGTGGCCACGATTCAGACGCTGGGCGGGTCGGGCGCGCTGAAGGTCGGTGCCGATTTTCTGAAGCGTTACTTTCCGGCGTCAAACGTCTGGGTCAGCGATCCCACCTGGGAAAATCACGTGGCGATCTTTTCTGGCGCCGGCTTCGAGGTGAATACCTATCCGTGGTATGACAGCAGCACCCAGGGTGTGAAATTCGAGGCTTTCCTGGCCGCGCTGAAAACCCTGCCGCCGCAGAGCATTGTGCTGCTGCATCCCTGCTGCCATAACCCAACCGGTGCCGATCTCACCAACGCGCAATGGGATGAAACCATTGAGGTGCTGAAAGCACAGTCGCTGGTGCCATTTTTGGATATTGCCTATCAGGGTTACGGCGCGGGCATGGAAGAAGACGCCTACGCCATGCGTGCCATTGCCGCATCCGGTTTACCGGCGCTGGTCAGCAACTCCTTCTCGAAGATTTTCTCACTTTACGGCGAGCGCGTCGGTGGCTTGTCGGTGGTGTGCGAGAGCGCCGAAGAGGCGGGCCGCGTGCTCGGCCAGCTGAAGGCGACCGTGCGCCGCAACTACTCCAGCCCGCCAAATTTTGGCGCCCAGGTGGTTTCCTGTGTGCTGAACGATCCGGCGTTGAAGGCGAGCTGGCTGGCAGAAGTTGAGGCGATGCGCCTGCGTATTCTCGAAATGCGCCAGACGCTGGTCTCGGTGCTCAACACCGCGCTGCCGGGCAAAGACTTTGGCTATCTGCTGCGCCAACGCGGCATGTTCAGCTACACCGGACTGAGCGCGCAGCAGGTTGATCGTCTGCGCGAGGAGTTTGGCGTTTACCTGATCGCCAGCGGCCGCATGTGCGTGGCAGGCCTCAACAGTAAAAACGTACATCAGGTCGCCAAAGCCTTTGCTGCCGTGATGTAA
- a CDS encoding YitT family protein — translation MDTITQPETPSHTLLEDLLALLFGTLLVSFGVVMLKQAGALTGSTAGIAFLISYVTPLSFGSAFFLINLPFYWLAFRRMGKAFTLKTFCAVAMVSLFTRLHPLFIHFSALNPFYATLFGNVIMGIGFIVLFRHKASLGGINILALWLQDRIGLRAGKLQMAIDTCVVLASLFVVSWPMLLASIAGALILNLIIAMNHRPGRYAV, via the coding sequence ATGGATACTATTACTCAACCTGAAACACCCTCGCATACGCTGCTGGAAGATCTTCTCGCGCTGCTGTTTGGCACGCTGCTGGTCTCCTTTGGCGTAGTGATGCTCAAGCAGGCCGGCGCCTTAACCGGCAGTACCGCAGGCATTGCGTTTCTCATCAGTTATGTGACGCCGCTGTCGTTCGGCAGCGCCTTTTTTCTGATCAACCTGCCGTTTTACTGGCTGGCGTTTCGGCGGATGGGCAAGGCCTTTACCCTGAAGACATTTTGCGCGGTGGCGATGGTGTCGCTTTTCACCCGTTTGCATCCGCTGTTTATCCATTTTTCTGCGCTGAATCCCTTTTACGCCACCCTGTTTGGTAACGTGATTATGGGGATTGGGTTTATAGTATTATTCCGCCACAAAGCGAGCCTCGGCGGCATTAATATTCTGGCGCTGTGGCTGCAGGATCGCATCGGTTTACGCGCGGGTAAGCTGCAAATGGCCATCGACACCTGCGTGGTGCTGGCATCGCTGTTTGTGGTCTCGTGGCCGATGCTGCTGGCGTCGATTGCTGGCGCGCTGATCCTCAACCTGATTATTGCGATGAACCATCGCCCTGGCCGTTACGCGGTCTGA
- a CDS encoding secondary thiamine-phosphate synthase enzyme YjbQ, with the protein MWYQQTLSLGAKTRGFHLVTDEIVGKLPLGEVKTGLLHLLLLHTSASLTLNENCDPTVRSDMENHFLRQVPENADYEHDYEGADDMPAHIKSSSLGVSLTLPVSKGKLLLGTWQGIWLGEHRNHGGSRRIVATLQGE; encoded by the coding sequence ATGTGGTATCAGCAAACTCTCTCCCTCGGTGCCAAAACGCGCGGTTTTCACCTGGTGACCGATGAGATCGTCGGCAAGCTGCCGTTAGGCGAGGTAAAAACAGGCCTGTTGCATCTGCTGCTGCTGCACACCTCCGCTTCCCTGACGTTGAATGAAAACTGCGATCCCACCGTGCGCAGTGATATGGAAAACCATTTTCTGCGTCAGGTACCGGAAAACGCAGATTATGAGCATGACTATGAAGGCGCAGACGATATGCCTGCCCACATTAAATCTTCTTCACTCGGCGTTTCACTGACGCTGCCGGTCAGCAAAGGCAAACTGCTTTTGGGCACCTGGCAGGGCATCTGGCTGGGCGAACATCGCAATCATGGCGGATCGCGACGCATCGTCGCCACGCTGCAAGGAGAATAA
- a CDS encoding catalase, protein MNNNAAFRFSFQKVTRTLCLAGLLTSTLTAHATVLTRDNGAPVGDNQHSQTAGTDGAVLLQDLQLLQKLQRFDRERIPERVVHARGTGAHGEFTADKDLSDLTIAEVFKPGTVTPVFVRFSSVVHGNHSPETLRDPRGFATKFYTSQGNWDLVGNNLPVFFIRDAIKFPDMVHAFKPDPRTNLDNDARTFDFFSHVPEATHALTMLFSNMGTPASYRQMDGNSVHAYKFINAQNEVHYVKFHWKSLQGEQNLDPQQAAAIQSTQYSHMTEDLVSAIARGEFPKWDLYVQILKPADIAALDYNPLDATKIWPGIAETRVGQMVLNRNVTQFFNETEQVAMAPSNLVPGIEPSEDRLLQGRLFSYADTQMYRLGANGTSLPVNRPRNAVSNGNQDGAMNSRIEDNQGVNYQPSRLYPREEVASARYSHSPLSGETQQQGIAKTQNFKQAGELFRSFDAKAQRDLIQSLGGALSRADAASREMMLAYFYKADKNYGERLAAVTGDDVQKVKALADKLAE, encoded by the coding sequence ATGAACAATAACGCTGCTTTTCGTTTCTCTTTTCAAAAAGTTACCCGTACCCTTTGTCTTGCCGGTCTGCTGACCAGTACGCTGACCGCGCACGCCACCGTGCTAACCCGCGATAACGGCGCACCGGTAGGTGACAATCAACACTCACAAACCGCTGGAACTGACGGCGCGGTGTTGCTGCAGGATTTGCAACTGCTGCAAAAGCTCCAGCGTTTCGATCGCGAGCGGATTCCGGAACGCGTAGTGCATGCGCGCGGCACCGGTGCTCACGGTGAGTTCACCGCCGATAAAGATCTGTCCGATCTGACCATCGCCGAGGTGTTCAAGCCTGGCACCGTCACGCCGGTGTTTGTTCGCTTCTCATCGGTGGTACACGGCAATCACTCACCGGAAACCCTGCGCGATCCGCGCGGCTTCGCTACCAAGTTTTACACCTCGCAGGGCAACTGGGATCTGGTCGGCAATAATCTGCCGGTGTTCTTTATTCGTGATGCGATTAAATTCCCGGATATGGTGCACGCGTTCAAACCCGATCCGCGTACCAACCTCGATAACGATGCGCGTACCTTTGATTTCTTCTCGCATGTACCGGAAGCAACGCATGCGCTGACCATGCTGTTTTCCAACATGGGCACGCCCGCCAGCTATCGGCAGATGGATGGCAACAGCGTTCACGCCTATAAATTTATCAATGCACAGAACGAGGTGCATTACGTAAAATTTCACTGGAAATCATTGCAGGGCGAGCAGAATCTCGATCCCCAGCAGGCCGCGGCGATTCAAAGTACCCAATATAGCCATATGACCGAAGATCTGGTCAGCGCCATCGCCAGGGGCGAGTTTCCGAAGTGGGATCTCTATGTGCAAATCCTCAAGCCTGCGGATATCGCCGCGCTCGACTATAACCCGCTGGATGCCACCAAAATCTGGCCAGGTATTGCAGAAACCCGTGTCGGCCAGATGGTACTCAACCGCAACGTGACGCAGTTCTTCAATGAAACCGAGCAAGTCGCCATGGCGCCTTCTAATCTGGTGCCGGGCATTGAGCCGTCAGAAGATCGTCTGTTGCAGGGCCGCCTGTTCTCCTATGCCGATACGCAGATGTATCGCCTGGGTGCTAACGGCACGAGCCTGCCGGTTAACCGTCCGCGCAATGCCGTCAGCAACGGTAATCAGGATGGCGCCATGAACAGCCGTATCGAGGACAATCAGGGCGTGAATTACCAGCCAAGCCGTCTTTATCCGCGCGAGGAAGTGGCCAGCGCCCGCTACAGCCACAGCCCGCTGAGCGGTGAGACCCAACAGCAGGGAATCGCCAAAACGCAAAACTTTAAGCAGGCGGGGGAGCTGTTCCGTTCATTCGATGCCAAAGCGCAGCGTGACTTAATTCAGTCACTGGGCGGCGCGCTGAGCCGTGCCGATGCCGCAAGCCGTGAAATGATGCTCGCTTACTTCTACAAAGCGGACAAAAACTACGGCGAGCGCCTAGCGGCCGTGACCGGGGATGACGTACAAAAGGTGAAGGCACTGGCCGATAAGCTGGCCGAGTAA
- a CDS encoding quinone oxidoreductase, whose translation MAKRIQFSQHGGPNVLEWVDVEPGDPTDFEVQVENKAIGINYIDTYVRSGLYPSASLPSGLGTEAAGKVVKVGAAVSHFKPGDRVVYAQAPIGAYSEIHNVPQDRLAHLPDAISFEQGAASFLKGLTVHYLLRQTYHVAPGEAFLFHAAAGGVGLIACQWAKALGAHLIGTVGSAEKAAIAQRAGAWATINYREENIAERLSALTDGKKVRVVYDSVGKDTWEASLDCLQPRGLMVSFGNASGPVTGIDLAQLNKKGSLYVTRPSLFGYITNRAELELASNELFSMIASGAIKIDVAEKQKFALRDAQQAHIALENRTTQGSSLLIP comes from the coding sequence ATGGCAAAGCGTATTCAATTCAGCCAGCACGGCGGACCCAACGTGCTGGAATGGGTCGATGTGGAACCTGGCGATCCCACGGATTTTGAGGTGCAGGTTGAGAATAAAGCGATAGGAATCAACTATATCGATACCTACGTACGCAGCGGACTCTACCCTTCCGCCAGCTTGCCCTCCGGCCTGGGCACCGAAGCAGCAGGAAAAGTCGTTAAGGTAGGCGCTGCTGTCAGCCACTTTAAACCGGGCGATCGCGTGGTCTACGCGCAGGCGCCCATCGGCGCTTACAGTGAAATTCACAATGTGCCGCAGGATCGGCTGGCACACCTGCCAGACGCCATCTCATTTGAACAGGGCGCGGCATCATTTCTCAAAGGGCTGACCGTGCACTATCTGCTGCGTCAGACCTATCACGTTGCGCCAGGCGAAGCCTTCCTGTTTCATGCTGCCGCGGGTGGCGTTGGTCTGATCGCGTGCCAGTGGGCGAAGGCGCTGGGCGCGCATTTGATCGGCACCGTAGGCTCGGCAGAAAAAGCGGCGATTGCGCAGCGCGCCGGTGCCTGGGCTACCATCAACTACCGTGAAGAGAACATTGCAGAGCGGCTAAGCGCGCTGACCGACGGCAAAAAGGTCCGCGTAGTGTACGACTCTGTGGGCAAAGATACCTGGGAAGCGTCGCTGGATTGCCTGCAGCCGCGCGGGCTGATGGTGAGCTTTGGCAACGCCTCCGGCCCGGTTACCGGCATCGATCTGGCGCAGCTGAATAAGAAAGGATCGCTGTATGTGACGCGGCCTTCGCTGTTTGGCTATATTACCAATCGCGCAGAACTCGAACTGGCCAGCAACGAACTGTTTTCAATGATTGCCAGCGGTGCCATCAAGATTGATGTGGCGGAGAAGCAGAAGTTTGCCCTACGCGATGCGCAACAGGCGCATATCGCACTGGAAAACCGAACTACCCAGGGTTCAAGCCTGCTGATTCCCTGA
- the pspG gene encoding envelope stress response protein PspG: MEILFVLGFFVMLMLTGVSLVGVIAALIMATALMVVGGLFAMVIKLLPWLLLAVAVAWIYRAVKKPKVLVRRRYMRF, encoded by the coding sequence ATGGAAATTCTGTTTGTACTTGGCTTCTTTGTGATGCTGATGCTCACCGGCGTCTCGCTGGTGGGTGTAATTGCCGCCTTGATCATGGCAACGGCGTTGATGGTGGTCGGTGGACTGTTTGCGATGGTGATCAAGCTGCTGCCGTGGTTGCTGCTGGCGGTCGCGGTGGCGTGGATATATCGCGCGGTGAAAAAACCCAAAGTGCTGGTGCGCCGTCGCTATATGCGCTTTTAA
- a CDS encoding MmcQ/YjbR family DNA-binding protein yields the protein MTTSELLSYCMAKPGAEQQEHEALQATQVQADGVLFAMFHQVNDRPAVSLKSTPALADLLREEHEDVFPSQQLNKSHWSTLFLDGTLKDSQIYYLVDASLQQALATKGH from the coding sequence ATGACCACATCGGAGCTGCTTTCCTACTGCATGGCGAAGCCAGGCGCGGAGCAACAAGAGCATGAGGCGCTGCAGGCCACGCAGGTGCAGGCGGATGGCGTGCTGTTCGCGATGTTTCATCAGGTTAACGATCGCCCGGCGGTGTCGCTAAAATCGACGCCTGCGCTGGCCGACCTGCTGCGCGAAGAGCATGAAGATGTTTTTCCCAGCCAGCAGCTTAATAAATCGCACTGGAGCACGCTGTTTCTTGATGGCACGCTAAAAGATTCACAGATTTATTATCTGGTGGATGCGTCGTTGCAGCAGGCACTGGCAACCAAAGGCCACTGA
- the dnaB gene encoding replicative DNA helicase codes for MAGNKPTNKPNETRDRQVEGLKLPPHSLEAEQSVLGGLMLDNERWDNVSERVVADDFFSRPHRLIFSEMQRLLEAGKPIDLITLSESLETQGQLDMVGGFAYLAELSKNTPSAANISAYADIVRERAVVREMISVANEIADAGYDPQGRSSEDLLDFAESNVFKIAESRANKDDGPKNIEQILEATVSRIESLFQTPHDGVTGVDTGYQDLNKKTAGLQRSDLIIVAARPSMGKTTFAMNLCENAAMLQEKPVLIFSLEMPGEQIMMRMLASLSRVDQTRIRTGQLDDEDWARISGTMGILLEKKNMYIDDSSGLTPTEVRSRARRIYREHGGLSMIMIDYLQLMRVPALSDNRTLEIAEISRSLKALAKELQVPVVALSQLNRSLEQRADKRPVNSDLRESGSIEQDADLIMFIYRDEVYHENSDMKGIAEIILGKQRNGPIGTVRLTFNGQWSRFDNYAGPQYDDE; via the coding sequence ATGGCAGGAAACAAACCCACCAACAAACCTAACGAAACCCGCGACCGTCAGGTTGAAGGCCTGAAGCTGCCGCCGCATTCTTTGGAAGCTGAACAGTCGGTGTTGGGCGGGTTAATGCTGGATAACGAACGCTGGGATAACGTTTCTGAACGCGTGGTCGCCGATGACTTCTTCAGCCGACCCCATCGTCTTATCTTCAGTGAGATGCAGCGCCTGCTGGAAGCGGGCAAGCCAATTGACCTGATTACCCTGTCGGAATCACTGGAAACCCAGGGTCAGCTGGATATGGTCGGCGGTTTTGCCTATCTGGCCGAGCTGTCAAAAAATACGCCAAGTGCAGCGAACATCAGTGCTTATGCTGACATCGTGCGCGAACGCGCAGTGGTGCGCGAAATGATTTCAGTGGCTAATGAAATCGCCGATGCCGGTTACGATCCGCAGGGTCGCAGCAGCGAAGATCTGCTCGATTTTGCAGAATCGAACGTGTTTAAAATTGCTGAAAGTCGCGCCAATAAAGATGACGGACCGAAGAACATCGAGCAGATTCTCGAAGCCACGGTGTCGCGCATCGAATCTTTGTTCCAGACGCCGCACGACGGCGTGACCGGCGTCGACACCGGCTATCAGGATCTGAACAAGAAGACCGCTGGCCTGCAGCGTTCAGATCTGATTATCGTCGCGGCCCGTCCGTCGATGGGTAAAACCACCTTCGCCATGAACCTGTGCGAAAACGCCGCCATGCTGCAGGAAAAACCGGTGCTGATCTTTAGCCTCGAAATGCCCGGGGAGCAGATTATGATGCGTATGCTCGCGTCGCTGTCGCGTGTCGATCAGACGCGCATTCGTACCGGCCAGCTGGACGATGAAGACTGGGCGCGTATCTCCGGTACCATGGGTATTCTGCTCGAGAAGAAGAACATGTATATCGATGACTCTTCCGGCCTGACGCCCACCGAAGTACGCTCACGTGCGCGCCGTATCTATCGCGAACATGGCGGCCTGAGCATGATCATGATCGACTACCTGCAGCTGATGCGCGTGCCAGCGCTGTCCGACAACCGTACGCTGGAAATTGCTGAAATTTCGCGCTCGCTCAAGGCGCTGGCGAAAGAGCTTCAGGTGCCGGTGGTGGCGCTGTCGCAGCTTAACCGCTCGCTGGAGCAGCGCGCCGACAAACGCCCGGTCAACTCCGATCTGCGTGAATCGGGCTCTATCGAGCAGGATGCTGACCTGATCATGTTTATCTATCGCGATGAGGTTTATCACGAAAACAGCGACATGAAAGGCATCGCGGAGATCATCCTCGGCAAGCAGCGTAACGGCCCGATCGGCACCGTGCGGCTGACGTTCAACGGCCAGTGGTCGCGGTTCGATAACTACGCCGGTCCGCAGTACGATGATGAATAA